One part of the Indicator indicator isolate 239-I01 chromosome 5, UM_Iind_1.1, whole genome shotgun sequence genome encodes these proteins:
- the FZD7 gene encoding frizzled-7, whose protein sequence is MRAGGRWEGGGGAAAAACPLLGLTALLAALLGTHAGVAAQHGEKGISVPDHGFCQPISIPLCTDIAYNQTILPNLLGHTNQEDAGLEVHQFYPLVKVQCSTELKFFLCSMYAPVCTVLEQAIPPCRSLCERARQGCEALMNKFGFQWPERLRCENFPVHGAGEICVGQNTSDAPPGTGGAAGRGATAHPTAGYLPDFLTPPQPPSGFSFSCPRQLKVPPYLGYRFLGERDCGAPCEPSRPNGLMYFKEAEVRFARLWVGVWSVLCCASTLFTVLTYLVDMRRFSYPERPIIFLSGCYFMVAVAYAAGFLLEERVVCLERFSEDGYRTVAQGTKKEGCTILFMILYFFGMASSIWWVILSLTWFLAAGMKWGHEAIEANSQYFHLAAWAVPAVKTITILAMGQVDGDVLSGVCYVGIYSVDSLRGFVLAPLFVYLFIGTSFLLAGFVSLFRIRTIMKHDGTKTEKLEKLMVRIGVFSVLYTVPATIVLACYFYEQAFRGTWEKTWLLQTCKTYAVPCPSHFAPMSPDFTVFMIKYLMTMIVGITTGFWIWSGKTLQSWRRFYHRLSTGSKGETAV, encoded by the coding sequence ATGCGGGCTGGAGGAAGATGGGAAGGCGGCGGCGGAGCGGCCGCTGCCGCGTGCCCCTTGCTGGGTCTGACCGCGCTGCTGGCCGCCTTGCTGGGGACACACGCGGGCGTGGCCGCGCAGCACGGCGAGAAGGGCATCTCCGTGCCGGACCACGGCTTCTGCCAGCCCATCTCTATCCCGCTCTGCACGGATATCGCCTACAACCAGACCATCTTGCCCAACCTGCTGGGCCACACCAACCAGGAGGACGCGGGGCTGGAGGTGCATCAGTTCTACCCACTGGTCAAGGTGCAGTGCTCGACCGAGCTCAAGTTCTTCCTCTGCTCAATGTACGCGCCAGTGTGCACCGTTCTGGAGCAGGCCATCCCACCCTGCCGTTCCCTCTGTGAGCGGGCCCGCCAAGGCTGCGAGGCCCTCATGAACAAGTTCGGGTTTCAGTGGCCAGAGCGCCTCCGCTGTGAGAACTTCCCCGTCCACGGCGCGGGCGAGATCTGCGTGGGGCAGAACACGTCGGATGCCCCGCCAGGGACTGGCGGTGCGGCAGGCCGGGGGGCTACTGCCCATCCCACGGCTGGCTATCTCCCGGACTTCCTCACCCCCCCGCAGCCCCCATCCggcttctccttctcctgtccCCGGCAACTGAAAGTGCCACCTTACTTGGGCTACCGGTTCCTGGGGGAGCGGGACTGCGGTGCTCCGTGTGAGCCAAGCCGGCCCAACGGGCTCATGTACTTCAAGGAGGCGGAGGTGCGATTTGCCCGTCTGTGGGTGGGTGTGtggtctgtgctctgctgcGCCTCCACCCTCTTCACTGTCCTCACTTACCTGGTGGACATGCGCCGTTTCAGCTATCCGGAGAGGCCCATCATCTTTCTCTCTGGCTGCTACTTCATGGTGGCAGTGGCCTACGCAGCAGGTTTCTTGCTGGAGGAGCGGGTGGTTTGTCTGGAGCGCTTCTCTGAGGACGGCTACCGCACTGTGGCCCAAGGCACCAAGAAAGAAGGCTGCACTATCCTCTTCATGATTCTCTACTTTTTCGGCATGGCTAGCTCCATCTGGTGGGTCATCTTGTCCCTCACCTGGTTCCTGGCTGCTGGCATGAAGTGGGGCCATGAGGCTATTGAGGCCAACTCCCAGTAtttccacctggctgcctgggctgtgcctgctgtCAAAACCATCACCATCTTGGCCATGGGGCAGGTGGATGGGGACGTACTCAGTGGGGTGTGTTATGTAGGTATCTACAGCGTGGACTCGCTGCGGGGCTTTGTGCTGGCTCCCTTGTTTGTGTACCTCTTCATTGGTACTTCCTTCTTGCTTGCTGGCTTTGTGTCCTTGTTTCGCATCCGCACCATCATGAAGCATGATGGCACCAAGACAGAAAAACTGGAGAAGCTGATGGTGCGTATTGGCGTCTTCAGTGTCCTCTACACAGTACCTGCCACCATTGTCCTGGCATGTTACTTCTATGAGCAGGCCTTCCGTGGCACCTGGGAGAAGACATGGCTCCTCCAGACCTGCAAAACCTATGCTGTGCCCTGTCCCAGTCACTTTGCCCCTATGAGCCCAGACTTCACTGTCTTCATGATCAAGTACCTCATGACAATGATTGTTGGCATCACGACTGGCTTCTGGATCTGGTCTGGCAAAACCCTTCAATCCTGGCGACGCTTTTACCACAGACTCAGCACCGGCAGCAAAGGAGAGACGGCGGTATGA